The DNA segment taaaaaccaaaatgaatttatttatttttaaaccaaaaagaaaTTAACCTTGATTGTCTCTGTTAAACGAAAAGAGCCCCTCAGTGCTAAAAAATCTATATGTAAATACTAAATACGATAGATTTCAAATTTTCAGATATGATGACTATATGCAAATTAGTTTAATTCATTGTGATTTTTGTGTTATCAATATAATTCATTTCCTTCGATTAGTTTCGCAGTATCCTCATTGAACGCGCTAATAGTATTTGTATTTGTGTGTCGCGCCTAATCACTCGAGAATTGAAATGAAATATGTTTTGTATATACGTACATTTTTGAAATTCATGATGTGGCCACGATGTGAGATGTACAATGATGTTTATATGTTACCATCTATTTATAATACTTGTACATCTCCTTTGTCTCCTCTTAAAGTCAAATAAAACTAGGTTGGTGTCACTTTCAAGGCTTTATTAGTTCACTTCTTCTTAACCATCCCCAACTAAATTTGAAACTgagagaaataaaagaaaaattgatCTCTAATTTAAATCAACAAACATTATCTTGATGGCCATTTCaatcatgaattaatttatCTAATTTAGAGGTGTAAGCTCGTATACATTGTGAATTAGTACTATACATATTTCCcaaaaaaattacagaaaataataCAAACGTATGATAATCAGTTTTGTACAGTATCAATGTTATGTATACATGGTcgaaaaaataagaaagaaaatttAAGACATGTCTGAAAGTTAATTAACAAACAAcaatatattatgtaaatatatatccACAGAAATTAATATGCTAGTGTGTTTCTCTCGTTTCTATTCACGGAATGGCCAAGGCTCTGAACaagtttgcctgcaaaaaaaaaacactgttAATAACTCCTCGACATTCAGTAATTATATCAAATATATGTGTGTGCAAATGTTTAGGTTATCTAACTTACTCTATGATTTCTTTCCAAAAAGAATCGCTTGCTTCATCATCAATTATGTCACACCATGGCTGATGGTCTTGTGTGAACGTTGAGGTCGATGAAGGGTTTGAAGTTTGATCACTATGCTTTAAAATCTCCTTGTTCTTGATCATCATTTGGGTTTGCTTAGACTCATCAGAAGAGGCCGAAATCATTGGAGGAATCATATCTTGATCATTTTGATGAGGAAATAATCCAGGCAGCCTAGAAAACGAATCTAAAGGCTGGTGGTCAATGTGAGAGAGGCTTTGGGCTGGATCATAGAGATTTTCACTTATATTTGGTCTTTTCTCTAAGAAAGAAGATTGACTAAAGATGTTATTGTTGGTGTGATGAATGttaaaggaagaagaaggggtagtgttgttgttgttgttgaggaCTTGAATCATACTATGTAACAATTGGGCTTTTGCAACACTTGTTGCATCCAATTGTATGTTTTGATTTAGAGTCAAGAGGTTATTGAAATTTGCGGCGGCTAGAAGTTGCGGTAAAGCGGCTAGAACGTTTAGATGGTCGGTTCTTGGCCTGTGGGTCACCGGATCGATCCCCATCTGAAGAAGTTTCTTTCTAATATGCGTGttccaataattttttatttcgtTATCTGTTCTTCCTGGAAGATGACCAGCTATGGACGACCACCTTCAAGACAtgtgtaaaaaataaattagttttttggtaaaataaaaatataaattagtttagtCATGATATAATTATTTGGTGGGTTAGTTAAGCCTTATACGTATGCATGCACCTACAAAAACCCAGTGTAGTAGGTTTAcaaatgtatgattttatacCGCAACTAACCAAAACAGTGTACTAGCGCATAtatacgtatataaaacatacaCCTTTACACTATATAGTATGGACAAATAGATTAAGATTTTTTAAagcattaaaatattaaaattagttaattatttagcaaaacatatattaaattctattttattataattcatatataataaaagagACGTTAGAAGAATATATAGTATCCACACTACCATATTaaagttcttctttctttcttttcatttattttcatatgaACTTgcaaaacataataagtttagccaaaataaaaaatactcataattaaacaaacaaaaaacgtATTAACACACAAATTTCTCGAAGAAAAACGTATACAACACATTTGGTAAAATTCGTTTCGTATAGAAATCTTCTAACTTGTTTGGTATagaaattttgatatatttctGTCATTTTTGCTCTTCATCtcatatatgataattaaatcaattaaaatatgaacttaaaaaaatcacttgtctttctttttgagaaaattaaatatagttaCTTGTTTCCAAGAAGAGAATGAAGGTTGATGATGGTTTGGTCTTCCTCAGCAGTGAAGTTTCCTCTTTTGATGTCTGGTCTCAAGTAGTTAGTCCATCTCAATCTGCAACTCTTCCCACACCGGTTTAAACCGGCTTGCTTTGGAAGAGCTCTCCAGCTTCCATGACCGTGCTTTCGTATGTGATTTATCAGTTTGTGATCTTCTTCTGGCGTCCATGGCCCTTTCTTTAGCCCACTCTCATCGCAACACGGTGATCTTCCCATTTTACTATAGCTTGTATTATATGTAAAATGAAAAGCATTTTGACATCAATTAGATAACCAACGAGTAGacttaatatacattaaaattataatgttgttaacaaataaattttctttaaaaaatataatctcCTTTGTAGTATATCAAGTTAGTAAACAcactttttataattaaaaaaataggatTTATGATTACATAGGAGACCTTCAAGTAAGTAttagtatgtatatatatgtgtatgtaaaataCCTGTAAGAAtgaaagaaatttgaaaaaagggAGAAGAATGGGGAAGGCTTGGTTAATGAGGGTAACTGCTTTGTTCTTTGATTTATATATAGAAACATGGAAGAGGCTTTCGTCTTTGTCTTGTGTCTTGTCGGAACAAAGAGATCTTACATAGCTTTCATGACATGTCCTTTTGACTTTAATGATTTAATCCTATCAAAGAACAATATAACGAAAATGCCCTTGGTAAAAGCTAGAAGAAAGaacgaggaggaggagaagaagatgtttaAGTTTGTGAAGCAATGTGTGGGATAAAAGTTGCTGCAACTAATTCATGTTGACAATGTAAAGCATCCAAAAGAATAATTCAGGATAAAAGCTAAATATTCAAATAGGGAATAGACTATAACTCTCAGATAAATGTCATTGACgcatattttctatttacatTTCACTCTGATTTTTACAATCTTACTATAGTTCTCGACTTCTCGTTGTTGGTTTTGAATTTTGGTATAAAAAAGGAATTATATATGATCAGGAGTtaactatttttgttttttttgttattctactattttcatataaagtttTGCATCGCTGTTTGATCGAACTTCCGTGGAACGCAGTTCGAACCACTATCTTGAGTAGGTTTCCGCAAGCAAACATGTCCTTATTTGTCATGGAATAACTTATGTTGAGTAACACATTATATGGGACTTGTGAATCGTGTATGTTTATGCGCTATtagtataattatttaaatttttaaaatataatttgtaaaatataatttataatgttACGTTGACCCAACTATATATGATCGGGCAGACAGTTCTATATACAATAGTATGGATTACTGGTGACTAATGACACATCTGAACTATTAGGTATTTAGGTACACAACTAAATTTAACCAAGTCTCGATATGGTTGTTCATTATTGGTATAAATCTAGTTCTAAGCACACCAGGACACGCAAactattttgtttgagatcacaAGCCCACGAGACCCTCCAAACCCTAACCTTCTCTAGCTATTAATTTTTCTTGATATTTGTACGTAAAGTTTTGTACGTGGCTTAATGGTATATAAGATTTTGCTGACATCAGAGTTCAGAAGATGtacttaaaacatatatatagcaTCCTGAAATTTAATCAAACGTTTAGCATCCCgaaagtaaatatttattttgttaaacgAATAAATAAACTGTACTTACAAAAAACGTGTTTTAACAGAAGAGCCCCATCATACATATATACCGCTTTTGATCATGGAGGTTAATCTAGTTTTAACATAAGAGGACCGTTACAAGTACAATCCaactattttcatttttcactaTGTATTCGACAAagacttgtatatatatatatgtgctgAAATAAATTAATAAGCTTTAAATTTGGATCCAAAAATAGTAAGCTTTGAAGTTTGAAGCTACATATACCTTTCATCACAAGAATGTATCTTTTGTAATTCACAAAGAAAGAGGTTTCCAAAATAATTAATGCTAAAATTAAGATGACCTCAATTTTTTTCTTCCTCAGAATAATAAAATGACAAAGTAAATTATCCTAATCCCTATAGTAATTTTCTCTCTAATGCGCAAACGAACACCAGAAATTATAAATACGGACGTTAGCTCTTTTATATGCTTTAAAATACGTACATGTACAcggcacatatatatataatccagtataatttgtgtattattataTACGTACACACATAATTGGACCTTCAATATTTGCTAAAAgacaaaagagaaaagaaattaTACGCTCACGCAAGCTAAAACCTGACTGTATTTTGCTACAATGCTCGTATTTCCCAAAGCATAACACAACATAACTTAAATAGTAGCTAGTAAACTTTTTTTGGGTGCAAATAGTAACTAATAAACGTAattatcataaaaaaattaattatctcTTACGAGCAATGCAATGTAACGTCACGTTAAGGATTTAGAGAACGTTTTCTTTCATGCACTGTCACTAGACGAAACCAGACTGAACTTATGACGCTTATATGCTTGTTCATTGAAATGAATCCAAAGCAATAGATTCTTAAGCCACTATATGAATTCATTTAACCCACACTTATAAGTTTAAATTAAGATGATTTTGGCTCAAAAACCCAAAAGGTAATCTCTAATCTCCATAAGAACAGAAGCAgtagctttaaaatttataGGACAATGTATACATCCATTACTTCTGTTCCTATGGAGAAGTACAAATTTTGGCGTACGTAATACTGTCTGGAGGTTACCTTTTTGTTCAGAGTAACTTAACCAGGACCAAGGACGTACCTTATTAGTTAGCGTATTCAGTATTGTTTTCTGGTCGATCTCATGATGATCTCATCATTATAATCAAATgagatttctatttttttatatatatattttttttggttgatcAATAAGTTATaactaactaaaaaataaagtgAACAAAATTCATGTACTTAGTAACCAAATACATTCTTATGTATCTGATTTGATTACGCAACATTAAGaatagggtttttagtaattaaacccctcaactaaagatgaatcgtaaaaaaaaccctcaactaaaaatcctgtgaaataaaccctcaactttagttccgttaacatatgttaccctccgtttaaaaaaccgtgacggaggatgacatatgttaacggtttataagttgagggtttataatgttgaaaacttagttgaggggtttttttacgattcaaaaatagttgaggggttttatcactaaaagtcattaaagggtttttaagttatttattattcatttatacattgttttagattgatttgtaagcctttaaaactaatgtatattattaatacattaatctattataaaattaatttatacattttaaattaataattttcaacacgatttacaacttattataacttcaaaatattaaattatttgatatttggcaatagtgatataaaaaaattgtgtgtttatatcgtcattttcaaatatcaaataattgaaagtttctaagttatattaaatcttaagtagtgttgaggataattcatccatgaagtcaatctttctatttggagtatgacttactttttcttattttcatgattttcgtcatcagactcatactttcctattttcctatattgttcttgatttattgtattactttatgtttcaaatatattattgatcaagaaaataaaaatataatgtagttattcagaaatcaatgagaataaaaataatcatgcattattttggaGGGGGGAGAAGTATGAACCGGATGAcataaatcatgaaaaaaagaaaaagtgcgtcatactctaaatagaaagattgacttcatagatgaattatctcgacactacttaagacttaatataacttagaaactttcaattatttcatatttgacaatgacgatataaacacacaaatttttttatatcactatttccaaatatcaaataatttaatatttcaaagttataataagttgtaagtagtgttaaaaattattaatttaagatgtataaattaatatacaaatatattaatgtattaaaatttataaattagttttaaaggcttataaatcttaaaacaatgtataaatgatgataaataatttaataatatttaatgacttttagtgataaaacccctcaactaaagatgaatcgtgaaaaaaaccctcaactaaaaatccagtgaaataaaccctcaacttataaaccgttaacatatgtcaccctccgtcacggttttttaaacggagggtaacatatgttaacggaactaaagttgagggtttatttcacaggatttttagttgagggttttttttacgattcatctttagttgaggggtttaattactaaaaacccttaaGAATAATGAGTTATGAGTCGGTCcagttttattgtttttttctttttttttttatatcagtGGGGATTCCAGACGGTAAGTTCAGACTAATCCCCACGAGACCTTTCATCCGAGCACACACGGTTATAGGCGGCAAAATGACCAAAGCAACTCGAACCCAGGACGGACACTCCACTGGAGTTCCATTACCACTAGACCAAGAGATTAGAACAGTTTTATtgttaaattacaaaaaacagATTACTAACGATTCCCTCTAATTCTATAGGTAGATTCAAGACGAATGGAACAGATGaacaatcatatatatttttaccttTTACGTATACTTTAGTTAGTAACAAAGGTTTCGTTAAACTAGATCGACTTCCCCTATTTTGAAGCAAAACTACTTTTACCCTTCTCCACTTTGTTATCCGTTTGAAAGTCAAAAGATTATGAAACATATAACTTTAAGACCACATTCAAAGTTACATCAATTTTGCTAACCTTGAGCAACTGTAAGTTTTGTTCAGTCAAAAAGGAGTCATAAACTCTTATCAAAAAGTTACTTAACGTGAGAAACTTGCATTTCAAGGTACCTACCAGGtttcaaaaaaacaaagaaagttAAGCTCTCTGTAATTATAAGTTCTCAAGGTCAAAGAAACAGGGACTCGTCTAGAAGAATTCTAAACAAAGGGACAACGTTGGTTTCGGGTTACTAACTTCAGTTTTGCAATTATAATACAAACAAACAAGGCAAGTGAACACTCCCATGACTGCTTTTGATAATGCTGAGCAATGGTCTATATGCTCAACATTGTAAACAATAATACCAAAAGTTGGATATTTtttagcaagaaaaaaaaaacagaaacctTAACATAAACATAGATTTTGTTCCAGAGTTTGTTGATGAGGCAAGAACAAAGAAAACAGTAAAGGCCAAAATAAtcgaaaaaagaaaacaatcatATTAGTCCAACTAAACAAAAACCTATTTCAAAagccataaaaaaaaagaaaagacagaACACTTATGGAGTCAAAAACGATAAAGAGTGATGTGTGTGCCTCTGTATATGTAATAAGTCAGATTCCACAAcaccaccaaaaaaaaactgcaaGTAACCTTAGAGACGTTTTATTTCCCCTTGTGGAAAGCTTCTTTCTTCCCAGTATGATAACTTTCCCACATACTATATTCAACTTCAactgcatcatcatcatcatcatcatcattaccaTCTGAAGaatcttccttctcttctctcttctcctcAAGTTTCACGTTCATTCCATCAAGGTTTTCTACTAAATCATAGTCTTGTTCGCTCTCACTGAGCTCACTATCTTTCTTGGCCAATGCTTCCTCTAACTCCTTGATCTTCTTCACGAGTAAATCATTCTCATGAACAACGCTTTGAAACTCAGTTTCTTTATCCAACATCTTCGCATTTAGCTTCAAGCTTTCACCCCTCGCTTCCCTGAGAGCTTCCTGAAGATAAATCACCTCATCTTCCACTTCTTTAAGATCATCTCTCATCTCAGATTCTTTCTTCAACGCTCCATCAGCTTCTTCCTTAGTCCTTTTAACCAAACCACCCAACCTATTAATCTCTTTCCCCATCGAACAAACTTCTTCCTCAAACTTCTTCACGTGATTCACCAAACCAGCTTCTCTCATCTTGGTCTGCTCCAAGGCACTGACGAGTACATCGATCTCAAGCCTCGCCTCCTCAAACATCTTCTTGTAATGTTCTAGTTGCGTCTCGTAATCTCGACCACCTAGACTCAACAACTTCTCTTTAGTCCTCTCCAGCTCTGACGAGATTCTACTTTTCTCCTCATTCACAGTTTCAACCTCACTCTTCAGTTTCACTGCCTCTTCTTCCGCAGCCTCTAGCACATGTCCTGATCTCTCGAGATCCTGGCTTTGCCTAAGCCCCATCTTCGCCATCAACTTGACCTTATCCTTGAGATCAGTCACCTCAGACTCCACAGCGCGCAATCTTTTATTGCTTCCTTCCAGCTGCTTCGTCAGGGATGCAAGAGACGCCGAGGCGGTTCTCTTCATCGTGTTGGCTTCCTCCAGCTGTCTCTCCAATACTATGGTTTTGTTGCACCACTGGTCAGCAGACCCGTCCGCGTAAGACTTGTCCATCTTCAAAACTTCTATCTCACCATCAAGCTTCTCGATGATCTTATCTCGTTTTTTAACCTCAGCTTTAAAACCTCTCGCATTCTCAAGCTCGCTTTTCAAAATAGCAGCCCTCTTGCTAGCATCATCTGCTTGATGCATAAGCATGTTCTTGGCATCGTCAGCTTTAGC comes from the Brassica rapa cultivar Chiifu-401-42 chromosome A01, CAAS_Brap_v3.01, whole genome shotgun sequence genome and includes:
- the LOC103843907 gene encoding transcription factor MYB41 isoform X2; amino-acid sequence: MFLYINQRTKQLPSLTKPSPFFSLFSNFFHSYSKMGRSPCCDESGLKKGPWTPEEDHKLINHIRKHGHGSWRALPKQAGLNRCGKSCRLRWTNYLRPDIKRGNFTAEEDQTIINLHSLLGNKWSSIAGHLPGRTDNEIKNYWNTHIRKKLLQMGIDPVTHRPRTDHLNVLAALPQLLAAANFNNLLTLNQNIQLDATSVAKAQLLHSMIQVLNNNNNTTPSSSFNIHHTNNNIFSQSSFLEKRPNISENLYDPAQSLSHIDHQPLDSFSRLPGLFPHQNDQDMIPPMISASSDESKQTQMMIKNKEILKHSDQTSNPSSTSTFTQDHQPWCDIIDDEASDSFWKEIIEQTCSEPWPFRE
- the LOC103843907 gene encoding transcription factor MYB41 isoform X1 is translated as MFLYINQRTKQLPSLTKPSPFFSLFSNFFHSYSYSKMGRSPCCDESGLKKGPWTPEEDHKLINHIRKHGHGSWRALPKQAGLNRCGKSCRLRWTNYLRPDIKRGNFTAEEDQTIINLHSLLGNKWSSIAGHLPGRTDNEIKNYWNTHIRKKLLQMGIDPVTHRPRTDHLNVLAALPQLLAAANFNNLLTLNQNIQLDATSVAKAQLLHSMIQVLNNNNNTTPSSSFNIHHTNNNIFSQSSFLEKRPNISENLYDPAQSLSHIDHQPLDSFSRLPGLFPHQNDQDMIPPMISASSDESKQTQMMIKNKEILKHSDQTSNPSSTSTFTQDHQPWCDIIDDEASDSFWKEIIEQTCSEPWPFRE
- the LOC103843893 gene encoding WEB family protein At3g02930, chloroplastic isoform X2, yielding MDPTIKTKTGLSETTLRALRKSSPGSLGGPKLSLIMTKSEPNSSSPTRLSLDRSPANRSRKAPTPPEKTRTRSVNGSSESSQPRSIQLKEDLRKANELIASLENELEQVREESLEKLYEALEAQKTAKESFEIEKFKAVEAGVEAFHLKEEELKKELEIVKNQHASDSAVLLLVTRELDKVSLELAKADDAKNMLMHQADDASKRAAILKSELENARGFKAEVKKRDKIIEKLDGEIEVLKMDKSYADGSADQWCNKTIVLERQLEEANTMKRTASASLASLTKQLEGSNKRLRAVESEVTDLKDKVKLMAKMGLRQSQDLERSGHVLEAAEEEAVKLKSEVETVNEEKSRISSELERTKEKLLSLGGRDYETQLEHYKKMFEEARLEIDVLVSALEQTKMREAGLVNHVKKFEEEVCSMGKEINRLGGLVKRTKEEADGALKKESEMRDDLKEVEDEVIYLQEALREARGESLKLNAKMLDKETEFQSVVHENDLLVKKIKELEEALAKKDSELSESEQDYDLVENLDGMNVKLEEKREEKEDSSDGNDDDDDDDAVEVEYSMWESYHTGKKEAFHKGK
- the LOC103843893 gene encoding WEB family protein At3g02930, chloroplastic isoform X1; the protein is MDPTIKTNRTGLSETTLRALRKSSPGSLGGPKLSLIMTKSEPNSSSPTRLSLDRSPANRSRKAPTPPEKTRTRSVNGSSESSQPRSIQLKEDLRKANELIASLENELEQVREESLEKLYEALEAQKTAKESFEIEKFKAVEAGVEAFHLKEEELKKELEIVKNQHASDSAVLLLVTRELDKVSLELAKADDAKNMLMHQADDASKRAAILKSELENARGFKAEVKKRDKIIEKLDGEIEVLKMDKSYADGSADQWCNKTIVLERQLEEANTMKRTASASLASLTKQLEGSNKRLRAVESEVTDLKDKVKLMAKMGLRQSQDLERSGHVLEAAEEEAVKLKSEVETVNEEKSRISSELERTKEKLLSLGGRDYETQLEHYKKMFEEARLEIDVLVSALEQTKMREAGLVNHVKKFEEEVCSMGKEINRLGGLVKRTKEEADGALKKESEMRDDLKEVEDEVIYLQEALREARGESLKLNAKMLDKETEFQSVVHENDLLVKKIKELEEALAKKDSELSESEQDYDLVENLDGMNVKLEEKREEKEDSSDGNDDDDDDDAVEVEYSMWESYHTGKKEAFHKGK